A section of the Flaviflexus equikiangi genome encodes:
- a CDS encoding ABC transporter ATP-binding protein, translated as MLWKLIRHYTSPYRAQVLAVVILQTATTLATLYLPSLNADIIDQGIARGDTDFIWNTGGVMLIVALVQLVTAVTAVWFGARVSMSVGRDLRKAVYSRVDTFSSEEVGRFGAPTLITRGTNDVQQVQMVLLMSLNFMVMVPIMSVGGIVMAIREDPGLSWLVWTSVPVLLAILLVIIKMLMPLFQRMQDAIDSINGIMREQIMGIRVVRAFQRENHEAARFSDANAALTDISVRIGRLFVLMGPLVTIILHLATAAVLWFGGIRVDEGLVEVGALTAFMQYLLQILVAVMMGTFMFMIFPRAIICARRIGEVLDTESSVVEPLAPRLPDTHEGSVEFRNVSFSYPGAESPVLDDVSFLARPGKTTAIIGSTGSGKTTLINLIPRLYDATAGQVLIDGVPVTELARKTLTDTVGLVPQRPYLFSGSVADNLRFGAPDAADEELWLALDTAQASGFVSERSTGSGEAAKTGLDSAISQGGTNVSGGQRQRLCIARALAARPRIYLFDDSFSALDVTTDAKLRAALGAYTQDATVIIVAQRVSSITDADQILVLEEGKIVARGTHDELLTSSSTYQEIVHSQISKEELA; from the coding sequence ATGCTGTGGAAGCTGATCCGCCATTACACCTCGCCGTATCGCGCACAGGTGTTGGCGGTTGTGATACTTCAGACGGCCACCACTCTGGCCACTCTGTACCTCCCCTCCCTCAATGCCGACATCATCGATCAGGGCATTGCGCGAGGCGATACTGATTTCATCTGGAACACGGGCGGTGTCATGCTGATCGTGGCTCTCGTCCAGCTGGTCACGGCTGTCACTGCCGTGTGGTTCGGTGCGCGGGTGTCGATGTCGGTCGGCCGCGATCTTCGCAAGGCCGTCTATTCCCGTGTCGATACATTCTCCTCGGAAGAGGTGGGCAGGTTCGGCGCCCCCACTCTCATCACTCGCGGCACGAACGATGTTCAGCAGGTCCAGATGGTTCTTCTCATGTCGTTGAACTTCATGGTCATGGTTCCGATCATGTCCGTGGGCGGCATCGTCATGGCGATCCGTGAAGATCCCGGTCTGTCGTGGCTCGTGTGGACGTCGGTTCCCGTGCTTCTCGCGATTCTGCTTGTCATTATCAAGATGCTGATGCCGCTGTTCCAGCGCATGCAGGACGCTATCGATTCGATCAATGGGATCATGCGCGAGCAGATCATGGGGATTCGTGTTGTTCGGGCCTTCCAACGTGAGAACCATGAGGCCGCCCGCTTCTCGGATGCGAATGCGGCCCTGACTGATATCTCTGTCCGTATCGGGCGGCTGTTCGTTCTCATGGGTCCGCTTGTCACGATCATCCTTCATCTCGCAACCGCGGCGGTCCTCTGGTTCGGCGGTATCCGTGTGGACGAGGGTCTCGTCGAGGTGGGTGCCCTGACGGCATTCATGCAGTATCTTCTCCAGATTCTCGTCGCGGTCATGATGGGAACCTTCATGTTCATGATCTTCCCGCGCGCCATCATCTGCGCCAGGCGGATCGGGGAGGTCCTCGACACGGAGTCATCCGTCGTGGAACCCCTGGCCCCGCGGCTCCCTGACACCCATGAGGGTTCTGTCGAGTTCCGCAATGTTTCCTTCTCGTATCCGGGCGCGGAATCGCCCGTCCTCGACGACGTGTCATTCCTCGCGCGTCCCGGCAAGACAACAGCGATCATCGGTTCAACCGGATCGGGGAAGACCACCCTTATCAACCTTATTCCGCGCCTCTATGACGCGACTGCCGGGCAGGTCCTGATCGACGGCGTGCCAGTGACGGAACTGGCCCGGAAGACCCTGACCGACACGGTCGGCCTTGTCCCCCAGCGCCCCTACCTGTTCTCGGGAAGCGTGGCAGACAATCTTCGCTTCGGCGCACCGGACGCTGCCGATGAGGAGCTGTGGCTCGCCCTCGATACGGCTCAGGCCAGTGGCTTCGTGTCGGAGCGTTCCACAGGTTCGGGTGAAGCGGCCAAGACTGGACTGGATTCGGCAATCTCTCAGGGCGGCACGAACGTCTCGGGAGGGCAGCGCCAGCGGCTGTGCATCGCCCGCGCCCTTGCCGCCCGCCCCCGCATCTATCTCTTCGACGACTCGTTCTCGGCCCTCGACGTGACGACGGATGCGAAGCTCCGGGCCGCCTTGGGCGCTTACACGCAGGATGCGACGGTCATCATCGTCGCACAACGCGTCTCCTCGATCACGGACGCGGATCAGATCCTCGTTCTCGAGGAGGGCAAGATCGTAGCCCGCGGCACCCACGACGAACTGTTGACGTCCTCCTCGACCTATCAGGAGATCGTCCATTCTCAGATCAGCAAGGAGGAGCTCGCATGA
- a CDS encoding ABC transporter ATP-binding protein, whose protein sequence is MSTDKSSSGALSDAEIEEFQDSVDMGMWGDSAPPRKAQAFWPSAIRLLREFATEKAALLAVLIMVVIAVVLSVWAPSILGDAMNVIFGGAISADLPADLTREQVIEGLAASGEMQLADMLSGMDFVPGDGIDFERLALLIGIVLGMYLVAQFFMWLQGRLLNDVVMRMIFRMRNDIERKVNRLPLSYFDTNSRGDILSRTTNDIDNVQNAMQQAFTSVIYSLLTIIGIIIMMFSLSWQLALIALVALPLSGVVIGIIGTKSQRLFTDQWRNTGRLNGHIEEAFTGHELVTAFGRQDEMGERFNERNEELYEASFKAQFYSGMIMPIMQWVNYLGYVGIAVVGALRVANGQMTLGAVTAFIQYSREFNQPLGQVAGMANMLISGVASAERIFELLDADEQEPDLGELAEAGLLAPSDRQPATLTEPVAGKIEFDHVTFSYSPDKPLITDLSLRAEPGQVVAIVGPTGAGKTTLVNLIMRFYEIQGGQIRLDGVDTSLLDRGDLRSRIGMVLQDAVLFGGTIMDNIRYGRLDATDEEVIAAAKATYVDRFVHTLPDGYETVIENGGENISAGERQLITIARAFIANPALLILDEATSSVDTRTELLVQQAMTALRSDRTSFVIAHRLSTIREADIILVMEDGAIVEQGSHHELLARDGAYHRLYMSQFTQGSDPDLLVE, encoded by the coding sequence ATGAGCACCGACAAGTCTTCTTCCGGCGCCCTCAGCGACGCTGAGATCGAGGAGTTCCAGGACTCTGTCGATATGGGAATGTGGGGTGACTCTGCCCCGCCGCGGAAGGCGCAAGCGTTCTGGCCCTCCGCCATCCGGCTTCTGCGCGAGTTCGCGACCGAGAAGGCGGCCCTCCTCGCCGTCCTCATCATGGTTGTCATCGCCGTCGTTCTGTCCGTGTGGGCGCCCTCGATCCTCGGCGACGCCATGAATGTCATCTTCGGCGGCGCGATCTCGGCAGACCTGCCCGCCGATTTGACGCGCGAACAGGTCATCGAGGGCCTGGCGGCCTCGGGCGAGATGCAGTTGGCCGACATGCTGTCCGGCATGGATTTCGTCCCCGGTGACGGCATCGACTTCGAGAGACTCGCTCTCCTCATCGGCATCGTTCTCGGCATGTACCTCGTGGCGCAGTTCTTCATGTGGCTTCAGGGCAGGCTTCTCAACGATGTTGTCATGCGAATGATCTTCCGCATGCGCAACGACATCGAACGGAAGGTGAATCGTCTGCCGCTGTCGTATTTCGACACGAACTCCCGCGGCGACATCCTGTCGCGCACGACGAACGACATCGATAACGTTCAGAACGCCATGCAGCAGGCTTTCACGTCTGTCATCTATTCGCTTCTGACCATCATCGGCATCATCATCATGATGTTCTCCCTGTCGTGGCAGCTCGCCCTCATCGCCCTCGTCGCACTCCCCCTCTCCGGGGTCGTCATCGGGATCATCGGCACCAAATCGCAGCGTCTCTTCACCGACCAGTGGAGGAACACGGGACGGTTGAACGGCCACATCGAGGAGGCGTTCACGGGCCACGAACTGGTGACCGCGTTCGGCCGCCAGGACGAGATGGGCGAACGTTTCAATGAGAGGAACGAGGAGCTCTACGAGGCTTCCTTCAAGGCACAGTTCTATTCGGGCATGATCATGCCGATCATGCAGTGGGTGAACTACCTCGGCTACGTCGGTATTGCCGTCGTCGGCGCCCTGCGTGTCGCGAACGGACAGATGACACTCGGAGCGGTCACGGCTTTCATCCAATACTCGCGCGAATTCAATCAGCCTCTCGGCCAGGTTGCCGGAATGGCGAACATGCTGATCTCGGGCGTGGCATCAGCGGAGCGGATCTTCGAACTGTTGGATGCGGACGAGCAGGAGCCCGATCTGGGCGAACTCGCGGAGGCGGGCCTCCTCGCACCGTCGGACCGTCAGCCGGCCACACTCACGGAGCCGGTCGCGGGCAAGATCGAGTTCGATCACGTGACCTTCTCCTACAGCCCCGACAAGCCTCTGATCACCGACCTCTCGCTGCGCGCCGAGCCCGGCCAGGTCGTTGCCATCGTCGGCCCCACGGGGGCGGGGAAGACCACGCTCGTCAACCTCATCATGCGGTTCTACGAGATCCAGGGCGGCCAGATACGCCTCGATGGAGTCGATACGTCCCTCCTGGATCGCGGCGACCTGAGGTCACGGATCGGCATGGTCCTCCAGGACGCCGTCCTCTTCGGCGGCACGATCATGGACAATATCCGCTACGGGCGGCTGGATGCTACTGATGAGGAAGTCATTGCCGCGGCGAAGGCGACCTACGTCGACCGTTTCGTCCACACCCTCCCGGATGGCTACGAGACAGTCATCGAGAATGGTGGGGAGAACATCTCGGCAGGCGAACGGCAGCTCATCACCATCGCCCGAGCATTTATCGCGAACCCCGCGCTCCTGATCTTGGATGAGGCGACATCATCCGTCGATACTCGTACCGAGCTTCTCGTGCAGCAGGCGATGACCGCCCTGCGGTCGGACCGCACGTCCTTCGTCATCGCGCACCGGCTCTCCACGATTCGCGAGGCCGACATCATTCTCGTCATGGAGGATGGTGCGATCGTCGAACAGGGCAGCCACCATGAGCTGCTGGCACGGGACGGCGCCTACCATCGCCTCTACATGTCGCAGTTCACCCAGGGATCGGATCCTGACCTTCTGGTCGAATAG
- a CDS encoding peptidoglycan bridge formation glycyltransferase FemA/FemB family protein has product MRFTRLSQSAYARFVHDQERVLFPQLPGYAAERRSEGTEIHEVGVVETIDGEERVVAAALVRYQPWKKVFKRANIAYGPVMDYSRPDLVRFFFDHLISYLKKDRAMVALRFNPLLAERFYEDITPVADNPVADVFAATMAELGISRLRREFYESADIQARFFYTKDISGMTFADVTKSVGQVVRTGFNRAGDARCRGEIPRGGRVPYPQRHPVPHGRPV; this is encoded by the coding sequence ATGCGATTCACCCGACTCTCCCAGTCCGCTTACGCCCGCTTCGTACACGATCAGGAACGAGTACTGTTCCCCCAGCTCCCCGGCTACGCCGCGGAGCGGCGCAGCGAAGGCACGGAAATCCACGAGGTGGGCGTTGTCGAGACCATCGACGGGGAGGAGCGCGTGGTCGCCGCGGCGCTCGTCCGTTACCAGCCGTGGAAGAAAGTCTTCAAGCGCGCCAACATCGCATACGGGCCCGTCATGGATTATTCCCGGCCAGACCTTGTCCGCTTCTTCTTCGACCATCTCATCTCCTACTTGAAGAAGGATCGGGCGATGGTGGCGCTGCGCTTCAACCCGCTCCTTGCCGAGCGGTTCTACGAGGACATCACGCCCGTGGCCGATAATCCGGTGGCTGACGTGTTTGCGGCGACGATGGCGGAGCTGGGGATCAGTCGTCTCCGCCGCGAGTTCTACGAGTCAGCTGACATCCAGGCGCGTTTCTTCTACACGAAAGACATTTCGGGCATGACCTTCGCGGACGTGACGAAGTCTGTCGGACAGGTGGTCCGGACGGGCTTCAACCGTGCGGGGGACGCCCGGTGTCGAGGTGAGATTCCTCGAGGCGGACGAGTTCCATATCCTCAACGACATCCTGTCCCACACGGCAGACCGGTCTGA
- a CDS encoding carboxylate--amine ligase, with translation MVSSTPRPELMPVLLGTDVGTYSCARMFHEAFGCRSVTVSGQSRGSISYSSIIDNVYVGEGGTLDDELMVSTLLKIADTDRTPILMPFMDRDVDLVLRHRETLTEAGYIIPLASTEIVERASDKAVLNSLCESLGLPTITTVDIDLSDPDASWQELLQPITFPAVIKPKDGGMAFGRLRFAGQKKVYSAASADDALAILSAIANAGFTGSMLVQDMVVGDDTYSWIASGYVDAAGTVTAVAMGRQVLGLHQSSFIGNAGIIHVTDRPDLREIASQVVTSLGLRGFFSIDIKIDSRTGEPHVLDVNPRWGRGSYFTAVGGVNLARAMVADFVDGVALSPRVGTREGIYAFVPPLAILRWVRDRALRTHLLRLMIRRPPVHPLSYRRDPNIKRFAYRYAADANQLRALISSYPTPSDTAF, from the coding sequence ATGGTTTCATCGACACCTCGTCCCGAGCTCATGCCCGTCCTTCTCGGCACCGATGTCGGCACGTATTCGTGCGCACGGATGTTCCACGAGGCTTTCGGATGCCGATCGGTGACGGTCTCGGGCCAGTCTCGCGGCTCGATCTCCTATTCGAGCATCATCGACAATGTCTATGTCGGCGAAGGCGGCACGCTCGACGACGAGCTCATGGTCTCGACTCTTCTGAAGATCGCCGACACGGACCGCACTCCCATCCTCATGCCCTTCATGGATCGCGATGTCGACCTCGTCCTCCGGCACCGGGAGACGTTGACGGAGGCTGGCTACATCATTCCGCTGGCGTCGACAGAGATCGTGGAACGAGCCTCGGACAAGGCCGTCCTCAACAGTCTGTGTGAATCTCTCGGACTGCCGACCATCACAACAGTCGACATCGACCTATCGGATCCGGATGCGTCCTGGCAGGAGCTCCTCCAGCCGATCACCTTCCCCGCTGTCATTAAGCCGAAGGATGGTGGGATGGCGTTCGGCAGGCTTCGCTTCGCGGGGCAGAAGAAGGTCTATTCCGCCGCGTCTGCCGATGATGCTCTCGCCATCTTGTCGGCGATCGCGAACGCGGGCTTTACTGGCTCGATGCTCGTCCAGGACATGGTCGTCGGAGATGACACCTACTCGTGGATCGCCTCCGGCTATGTCGATGCAGCGGGCACGGTCACGGCCGTAGCCATGGGGCGGCAGGTCCTTGGACTCCATCAGTCATCTTTTATCGGCAACGCCGGGATCATCCACGTCACCGATCGGCCAGATCTTCGCGAGATTGCCTCACAGGTCGTCACCTCACTCGGGCTGCGCGGTTTCTTCTCGATCGATATCAAGATCGATTCCCGCACCGGTGAACCCCATGTCCTCGACGTCAATCCCCGCTGGGGACGGGGTTCGTATTTCACTGCTGTTGGCGGGGTGAACCTTGCTCGTGCGATGGTGGCGGACTTCGTCGACGGTGTCGCGCTATCCCCGCGAGTCGGCACGCGTGAGGGGATCTATGCGTTCGTCCCGCCCCTGGCGATACTCCGCTGGGTCCGCGACAGGGCACTGCGCACTCACCTTCTGCGGCTCATGATCCGCCGACCCCCCGTCCATCCCCTCTCCTATCGCAGGGATCCCAACATCAAGCGTTTCGCCTACCGCTATGCGGCCGATGCGAACCAGCTGCGGGCTCTCATCTCGTCTTATCCGACGCCCTCTGACACCGCCTTCTAG
- a CDS encoding DsbA family oxidoreductase, giving the protein MSTTLSIDLWTDIVCPFCYIGESRLRRALERRGIAAEIRIRSFELDPDVREPMNVTDRLAQRKGLTRAQVVEMEGQVQAMAQAEGLDYVTDRLQGSTLPVHLIAQYANTVSAEAGEEFFRSAQTSYFNGSFNPFDESELIGFAVDSGLDRAGVTAALTDPDLLDAVRTDQQIARQLGVQGVPYILLDRKLAIPGALSLEQFESAIAQVEELGS; this is encoded by the coding sequence TTGTCAACGACACTGAGCATCGATCTCTGGACGGATATCGTCTGTCCATTCTGCTACATCGGGGAGTCCCGCCTGCGGCGTGCTCTCGAACGAAGAGGCATCGCCGCTGAGATCAGGATCCGATCGTTCGAACTCGATCCCGATGTGCGGGAACCGATGAACGTGACGGATCGTCTTGCTCAGCGCAAAGGCCTGACCCGAGCCCAGGTGGTGGAGATGGAGGGGCAGGTCCAGGCCATGGCGCAGGCCGAAGGCCTCGACTATGTCACCGACCGGCTCCAAGGCTCAACGCTGCCCGTGCACCTCATCGCCCAGTACGCCAACACGGTCAGTGCGGAGGCGGGTGAGGAGTTCTTCCGCAGTGCACAGACCTCCTACTTCAACGGTTCGTTCAACCCTTTCGACGAGTCTGAGCTCATCGGCTTCGCCGTCGACTCCGGCCTGGACAGGGCAGGTGTCACGGCGGCGCTGACCGATCCGGACCTGCTCGATGCGGTGCGAACCGATCAGCAGATCGCACGCCAGCTAGGCGTCCAGGGGGTTCCCTACATCCTGCTCGACAGGAAGCTCGCTATCCCGGGCGCCCTCAGCCTCGAACAGTTCGAGAGTGCCATTGCCCAGGTGGAAGAACTCGGCTCATGA